From the bacterium genome, one window contains:
- a CDS encoding FlgD immunoglobulin-like domain containing protein yields GSHPNPFNPLTTVTFALEAPVRARLTVHDLAGALVAVLAEGELAAGEHAVPWNGRRADGSASPSGVYVACLQTPGARATTKMHLVR; encoded by the coding sequence GGGCAGCCATCCCAATCCCTTCAACCCGCTGACGACGGTGACCTTCGCCCTGGAAGCGCCGGTCCGGGCGCGGCTGACGGTCCACGATCTGGCCGGGGCGCTGGTTGCGGTGCTGGCCGAGGGCGAATTGGCGGCCGGCGAGCATGCCGTGCCCTGGAACGGCCGGCGCGCCGACGGGAGCGCTTCGCCTTCGGGGGTGTACGTGGCGTGCCTGCAGACACCCGGAGCCCGAGCGACCACAAAGATGCACCTCGTGCGATGA